In Acinetobacter wanghuae, the sequence ATATGGCAAGTCAAAATTATCCAATGCATCTAGCAGTCCATATTCATGGTTAGTGACTCATCCTTTACCCGACTTAAAACGTGTGAGTTCTGACTTTGGTGGTCGTACCATGGGCGGACGCGCAGAAAACCATTCTGGTTTAGATATGTCTGCACCAAGTGGAACACCCATTTATGCAACAGGACCGGGCATTGTCACCAAGTCAGGTTGGGGCACAGGTTATGGTCAATATGTTGAAATCAACCACGGTAATGGCTATTTAACACGTTATGCGCATGCTTCACGTCTCATTGCGAAAGTAGGTGATCGAGTGAAAGCAGGTGAGCATATTGCCAATGTCGGTTGTACAGGTCGTTGCACAGGCCCTCACTTGCATTACGAAGTAGTAAAAGATGGTCAACGTAAGAATCCATCTACCTATTTAGCTATGTTGCCTTAAAAATTAAATATGAGGTGCAGCTGTTACGATTTTAAATAGAAAGTCTCAAAAAATTACATAAGCGATCGAAAGGTTCAAAGCTTGTTAAATCAAGAAAATTGAATCATCGGTCGCTTCTTTGTTTTAATATTAGTCTCTATAACTGTAACTTTGCACAATAAATAATCAAAATTAGCATTATTTTGTAAAAATGTATGAAAAATGGTCAATCGCCATTTATTTGCTGAATATTAGTCCTATCTCCTATTCATTTGTAGCCATAACTGCAATTGCCTAAAATGTGATACATATATATCCCATAATATTAGGCATTAGATACAGGTGAATTATGGCGTTTTATGGTGATACCGACGCGCAAGAAACCCAAGAATGGCAGGAAGCGTTTGATTCGGTTTTGCAACATATGGGGACAGATCGTGCTGCATTTTTACTCGAAAAGCTTTATCAACAAGCCATTGCTAAGCATGTTCCCATTCAGCGTCTAAATACTCCTTATCTCAATACCATTTCTGTTGAAGAACAACCTGCCATGCCGGGCGACCAAGATATGGAGCGTCGTATTCGTGCGCTGATTCGTTGGAATGCTTTGGCTATGGTACTGCGTGCCAATAAAACCGGTGATGACTTAGGTGGTCACTTAGCAAGTTTCGCATCTTCTGCGACGCTTTATGATGTCGGTTTTAACCACTTCTTCCGTGCTAATAGCGAAAGCTTTGGTGGTGACATGATTTATTATCAAGGTCACTGTGCACCGGGTATTTATGCACGTTCATTCTTGGAAGGTCGCTTAACTGAAGAACATTTGAGTAACTTCCGTCGTGAAGTGGCGGGTAAAGGTTTGCCGTCTTATCCGCATCCATATTTAATGCCGGACTACTGGCAGTTCCCAACCGTATCCATGGGGTTGGGACCAATTATGTCGATTTACCAAGCGCACATTCAAAAATATTTGATGAATCGTGGCTTAATTAAAGAAGAAAATCGTAAAGTCTGGGCTTATCTTGGCGATGGTGAGATGGATGAGCCAGAAAGTACGGGTGCAATTTCACTGGCGGGTCGTGAAAAGCTCGACAACCTCATTTGGGTGGTGAACTGTAATTTACAACGTTTAGATGGTCCTGTACGCGGTAACGGCAAAATTATTCAAGAGCTTGAATCATTATTCCGTGGTGCGGGCTGGCGTGTGATTAAAGTGGTTTGGGGTCGTCATTGGGATCCACTGCTTGATAAAGATAAATCAGGTGCATTGAAAGCTATTATGGAAGAAGCAGTCGATGGTGACTTCCAGCGCTTCCAAGTGAAGGGCGGTGCTTATGCGCGTGAGAAATTCTTTGGTAAATATCCAGAAGCGGCAGAACTCGTTAAAGACTTAAGCGATGAAGATATTGATAATCTTAATCGTGGTGGTCATGACCCGTATAAAGTCTTTGCAGCTTATGCTGAAGCATGTAATGCCAAAGGTCAGCCAACCGTTATCTTAGCGAAAACGGTCAAAGGCTATGGTTTATCTGAAGAAATTGAAGCAGTCAACAAAACGCATCAAATTAAAAAGATGCAAATCAATTCTTTGAAATATGTGCGTGATCGTTTCAATCTTCCATTTACCGATGAGCAATTGGAAGAAGTACCATTCTATCGTCCAAGCGAAAATTCTCCTGAATTGAAATATATGAAGGCACGTCGTGAAGCGTTAGGTGGTTATTTACCTGCACGTCGTCGTGAAAGCGAACAGCTGGCTATTCCTGCATTATCTGTCTTTGATTCAGTCTTGGCAGGTTCAAATGGTAAAGAGCAGTCAACCACTATGATTATGGTGCGTTTGATTTCAGCATTATTGAAAGAAAAAGCGATTAAAGATCGCGTTGTGCCAATCGTACCTGATGAAGCTCGTACCTTTGGTTTGGAAGGTATGTTCCGTCAATTGGGTATTTATGCTGCACACGGTCAAAAATATACCCCTGAAGACCAAGAACAATTGATGCATTACCGTGAAGCAAAAGACGGTCATATGCTACAAGAAGGCATTAACGAAGCCGGTGCGATGAGTGCTTGGGCGGCGTTGGCAACCAGTTATTCAACCAATAATTTGCCAATGATTCCGATGTACATGTACTACTCAATGTTTGGTTTCCAACGTATTGGTGACATTGCATGGGCAGCAGGCGATGCACAAGCACAAGGTTTCTTGTTGGGTGCAACTGCAGGTCGTACGACACTGAACGGTGAAGGTTTGCAGCACCAAGACGGTCATTCACATATTCTTGCCAATACTATTCCAAACTGTGTGTCTTATGATCCTTGCTTTGGTTACGAGTTGGCAGTGATCGTGCATGATGGCCTACAACGTATGTATGTCAATCAAGAGCGCGTGTTCTACTACTTAACCGTCATGAATGAAAACTACGAGCATCCTGAAATGCCTAAAGGCGCTGAGGAAGGCATTAAGCGTGGTATGTACTTACTGGCAGAAGATCAGAAAGCCACTGTTCAATTGATGGGTTCAGGTGTCATTCTGCGTGAAGTGATTAAAGCATCACAAATTCTACGTGATGAATATCAAATTCATTCAAATGTATGGAGTGTGACCAGCTTCAACGAACTTGCACGTGATGGTATGGCATGTGAAGAATATAACCGTCTACATCCAATGAATGAAGATGCCAAAGAAGCATGGGTATCGAAACAGCTTCGCGGCACAAATGGTATTGTGGTTTCGGCAACCGATCATATGCGCGCTTATAGCGAACAAATTCGCGCGTATCTTCCAAACAATCGCCCATTTGTCGCTTTAGGTACAGACGGTTACGGTCGTTCTGATACGCGCGGCAACTTACGTAGTTACTTCGGTGTCGATGCAGCACATATTGTGGTTGCAACATTGAAGAAATTGGCTGATGAAGGCGAAGTCGATGCACGTTTGGTTAGAGATGCGATTTCAAGCTTTGAATTAGATACTGATCGTCCAGTGGCATGGTTGCCACAAGCAACGCCATCAGTACTTCCTGTTGCTGACTATAAAGAGGAGAAATAATAATGCAGATTACGACTCCTGATATTGGTGTAGATCAAGCTGTTGTGGCGGAAATCTTAGTCAAAGTAGGCGACAGCATTAACATTGATGACAGCATTGTATTGCTTGAATCTG encodes:
- a CDS encoding M23 family metallopeptidase encodes the protein MHMRRILLAFSFAASAASVAFADLVELDQENASTDRIEQLTRTLAQGAYTHPDDIDIPAETKLNVQLREKPVELNNKTIAQKYGKSKLSNASSSPYSWLVTHPLPDLKRVSSDFGGRTMGGRAENHSGLDMSAPSGTPIYATGPGIVTKSGWGTGYGQYVEINHGNGYLTRYAHASRLIAKVGDRVKAGEHIANVGCTGRCTGPHLHYEVVKDGQRKNPSTYLAMLP
- the aceE gene encoding pyruvate dehydrogenase (acetyl-transferring), homodimeric type, translated to MAFYGDTDAQETQEWQEAFDSVLQHMGTDRAAFLLEKLYQQAIAKHVPIQRLNTPYLNTISVEEQPAMPGDQDMERRIRALIRWNALAMVLRANKTGDDLGGHLASFASSATLYDVGFNHFFRANSESFGGDMIYYQGHCAPGIYARSFLEGRLTEEHLSNFRREVAGKGLPSYPHPYLMPDYWQFPTVSMGLGPIMSIYQAHIQKYLMNRGLIKEENRKVWAYLGDGEMDEPESTGAISLAGREKLDNLIWVVNCNLQRLDGPVRGNGKIIQELESLFRGAGWRVIKVVWGRHWDPLLDKDKSGALKAIMEEAVDGDFQRFQVKGGAYAREKFFGKYPEAAELVKDLSDEDIDNLNRGGHDPYKVFAAYAEACNAKGQPTVILAKTVKGYGLSEEIEAVNKTHQIKKMQINSLKYVRDRFNLPFTDEQLEEVPFYRPSENSPELKYMKARREALGGYLPARRRESEQLAIPALSVFDSVLAGSNGKEQSTTMIMVRLISALLKEKAIKDRVVPIVPDEARTFGLEGMFRQLGIYAAHGQKYTPEDQEQLMHYREAKDGHMLQEGINEAGAMSAWAALATSYSTNNLPMIPMYMYYSMFGFQRIGDIAWAAGDAQAQGFLLGATAGRTTLNGEGLQHQDGHSHILANTIPNCVSYDPCFGYELAVIVHDGLQRMYVNQERVFYYLTVMNENYEHPEMPKGAEEGIKRGMYLLAEDQKATVQLMGSGVILREVIKASQILRDEYQIHSNVWSVTSFNELARDGMACEEYNRLHPMNEDAKEAWVSKQLRGTNGIVVSATDHMRAYSEQIRAYLPNNRPFVALGTDGYGRSDTRGNLRSYFGVDAAHIVVATLKKLADEGEVDARLVRDAISSFELDTDRPVAWLPQATPSVLPVADYKEEK